A window from Mycolicibacterium tokaiense encodes these proteins:
- a CDS encoding helix-turn-helix transcriptional regulator has product MGTDGLGEYLRARRADVSPGEVGLPSEGLRRVSGLRREEVALLAGVSVDYYTRLEQGRERRPSPQVIDALAAVLQLSDDAREHLFRLAGLSPQERGSVSTRVDPALLDLLDMWPFNPALVYNRAFDVLASNRIADAMFMQWTRSRNLMHTIFTDPEAQTFYCNWSVVAEDAVASFRHGFGLAPNDVRLRTVRDELLERSPAFAALWMRHDARRKALQNKTFRHPEVGVMALTMQTFDVRSSPGQELVVYHATPGSPSAESLSVLCAWAATE; this is encoded by the coding sequence ATGGGCACCGACGGTCTGGGCGAGTATCTGCGAGCTCGCCGCGCCGACGTATCCCCGGGGGAGGTGGGGCTCCCCAGCGAGGGACTGCGCCGGGTCAGCGGGCTGCGACGAGAAGAGGTGGCGCTTCTCGCCGGCGTCAGCGTGGACTACTACACCCGCCTGGAGCAGGGCCGGGAACGACGGCCCTCGCCACAGGTCATCGACGCGTTGGCAGCAGTCTTGCAGCTGTCGGATGACGCCAGAGAGCACCTGTTCCGGCTGGCGGGGCTGAGTCCCCAGGAACGGGGGAGCGTCAGCACCCGCGTCGACCCTGCACTGCTCGATCTGCTCGACATGTGGCCGTTCAACCCCGCGCTGGTGTACAACCGGGCGTTCGACGTGCTGGCCAGCAACCGGATCGCCGATGCCATGTTCATGCAGTGGACTCGCTCGCGGAACTTGATGCACACGATCTTCACCGATCCCGAGGCGCAGACGTTCTACTGCAACTGGTCGGTGGTGGCCGAGGACGCGGTGGCGAGCTTTCGGCACGGCTTCGGACTTGCCCCTAACGACGTGCGCCTGCGCACCGTGCGCGATGAACTGCTGGAGCGCAGCCCCGCTTTCGCTGCGCTGTGGATGCGACACGATGCGCGGCGGAAAGCACTGCAAAACAAGACCTTCCGCCATCCCGAGGTCGGTGTGATGGCATTGACGATGCAGACCTTCGACGTACGGTCCAGCCCGGGGCAAGAGCTGGTCGTCTACCACGCAACGCCCGGTTCCCCCAGTGCGGAGTCCCTGTCGGTGCTCTGCGCGTGGGCAGCCACCGAGTGA
- a CDS encoding aldo/keto reductase encodes MGMSEYYGTSDWDTSIETIHHAIDVGVTLFDTADQYGSGHNEVLVGRGIAGRRDDVQIATKFGIDRSSGDENRVHRGDPPYVKRSCEASLLRLGIDHIDLYYLHRPPENAEIEDTVGAMAELVRDGKVRYLGLSEVSEELLRRAHAVHPITAVQSEYSLWTREVEEITPVMAELGIGLVPYAPLGRGFLTGSVQTAKLDANDFRARNPRFTGEGGEQNQVIADTVRSVAERLGVLPAQVALAWVYAQQERLGVSVVPIPGTRHANRLDENAASLDVKLDDDALAELQPLSDLVKGGRYADHGVR; translated from the coding sequence ATGGGTATGAGCGAGTACTACGGAACATCGGACTGGGACACCAGCATCGAGACAATCCACCACGCCATCGATGTCGGTGTGACCCTCTTCGACACGGCCGACCAATACGGCTCCGGACACAACGAAGTCCTCGTGGGCCGAGGCATCGCCGGCCGTCGCGACGACGTGCAGATTGCCACCAAGTTCGGTATCGACCGCAGCAGCGGTGACGAAAACCGGGTCCACCGGGGTGATCCGCCTTACGTGAAGCGCTCGTGCGAAGCGTCGCTGCTGCGACTGGGTATCGACCACATCGACCTCTACTACCTGCACCGCCCGCCGGAGAACGCCGAGATCGAAGACACCGTGGGCGCGATGGCCGAGCTGGTGAGGGACGGAAAGGTCCGTTACCTCGGCCTCAGCGAGGTCAGTGAAGAGCTGCTGCGCAGGGCGCACGCGGTGCACCCGATCACGGCAGTGCAGAGCGAATACTCGCTGTGGACAAGGGAAGTCGAGGAGATCACGCCGGTGATGGCCGAACTGGGGATAGGCTTGGTGCCCTATGCTCCGTTGGGCCGAGGCTTCCTCACCGGGTCGGTGCAGACGGCGAAGCTCGACGCCAATGACTTCCGGGCCCGCAATCCGCGGTTCACCGGCGAGGGCGGTGAACAGAACCAGGTCATCGCCGATACCGTCCGGTCAGTCGCCGAACGGTTGGGTGTGCTGCCCGCACAGGTTGCCCTGGCCTGGGTGTACGCGCAGCAGGAGCGTCTGGGCGTCTCGGTGGTGCCCATCCCCGGAACCCGCCATGCCAACCGGCTCGACGAGAACGCGGCCTCCCTGGACGTGAAACTCGACGACGATGCGCTCGCCGAGCTGCAACCCCTCAGCGATCTGGTCAAGGGCGGGCGCTACGCCGATCACGGCGTGCGCTGA
- a CDS encoding EthD family reductase — protein sequence MSILMVTYVGGADSRFDRTTYDTHHIPLVERTWAPFGLQRTEVFYAVDPATGPDVVAMCLCHFADRAGVDRALAAPESAAVADDIPTFTDIAPMRTVITAAPA from the coding sequence ATGTCCATTCTGATGGTCACCTATGTTGGCGGCGCCGACAGCCGCTTCGACCGCACAACCTATGACACGCACCATATCCCGCTGGTCGAGCGAACCTGGGCTCCGTTCGGCCTGCAGCGTACCGAGGTGTTCTACGCCGTGGATCCCGCGACGGGGCCGGATGTCGTGGCGATGTGTCTGTGTCACTTCGCCGATCGGGCAGGTGTGGATCGGGCGCTGGCGGCACCCGAGTCCGCCGCCGTCGCTGACGACATCCCCACCTTCACCGACATCGCGCCCATGCGGACGGTCATCACGGCCGCCCCTGCGTGA
- a CDS encoding SRPBCC family protein — translation MDRCRHGVLIVVIGFAAAWAVVDGPRDPDAAYRYLSTESPLPEPLLACDGQTVDPNAAIRYRTQAVIPAPLQTIWDLQVDVARWPSWQPAVADATVLTEGPLRPQSQFLWTTPVPATEVTPATTLYVTSTVQQLEELACIRWSGPARGEGVDIDRGVHVWTFTEIEGGVLVSTEETWTGRQVDATPELSTTHLGLGLQAWLEDLRAAAVDP, via the coding sequence GTGGACCGCTGCAGGCACGGCGTGCTGATTGTCGTCATCGGGTTCGCCGCTGCCTGGGCGGTGGTGGACGGCCCACGCGATCCCGACGCCGCCTATCGGTATCTGAGCACCGAGAGCCCCTTGCCGGAGCCGCTCCTGGCGTGCGATGGGCAGACGGTGGACCCGAACGCCGCCATCAGATACCGGACCCAGGCAGTGATTCCAGCTCCACTGCAGACGATCTGGGATCTTCAGGTCGACGTCGCGCGATGGCCGTCGTGGCAGCCCGCCGTCGCGGACGCGACGGTGCTGACGGAGGGCCCGCTGCGCCCGCAGTCCCAATTCCTGTGGACAACACCGGTTCCGGCAACAGAGGTGACTCCGGCTACCACGCTGTACGTCACGTCGACGGTGCAGCAACTCGAGGAGCTTGCTTGCATCCGCTGGAGCGGACCCGCCAGGGGTGAGGGAGTCGACATCGACCGCGGTGTGCATGTCTGGACCTTCACCGAGATCGAGGGGGGAGTCCTGGTGAGCACCGAGGAGACCTGGACGGGCAGGCAGGTGGACGCCACCCCGGAGTTGTCGACCACTCACCTGGGGCTGGGCTTGCAGGCCTGGTTGGAGGATCTCCGCGCGGCCGCGGTGGATCCGTGA
- a CDS encoding SDR family NAD(P)-dependent oxidoreductase, producing the protein MNQRLKGKTAVVTGASKGLGAEIARQFAAEGASVVVNYSHSEGAATDLVDDITRAGGTAVAIHADMSNEEQVRQLFVDTQNAFGSLDILVNNAGVYDFQPLQNLTLELFRRHFELNVYGYLLAIKEAVHYMSAGASIVNMGSTVTIFGPTEASVYTASKGAIDGLTRALSNELAPQGIRVNGIKPGVVDTEGVQAGGFLTSGFGDALIAETPLGRLGRSEDVAPAAVYLASDESAWMTGEFIIMSGGQR; encoded by the coding sequence GTGAATCAGCGTCTCAAAGGCAAGACCGCAGTGGTCACCGGGGCATCAAAGGGCCTCGGGGCGGAGATCGCCCGGCAGTTCGCCGCCGAGGGTGCCTCGGTGGTGGTGAACTACTCCCACAGTGAGGGAGCGGCCACCGATCTGGTCGACGACATCACCCGCGCCGGCGGCACGGCGGTGGCCATCCACGCGGACATGAGCAACGAAGAGCAGGTCCGGCAATTGTTCGTCGACACCCAGAACGCCTTCGGCAGCCTGGATATCCTGGTCAACAACGCCGGCGTGTATGATTTCCAGCCACTGCAGAACCTGACCCTCGAACTGTTCCGGCGCCACTTCGAACTCAACGTCTACGGCTACCTACTGGCGATCAAAGAAGCCGTGCACTACATGTCAGCCGGAGCGAGCATCGTCAACATGGGGTCCACGGTCACCATCTTCGGACCCACCGAAGCGTCCGTCTACACCGCCAGCAAGGGCGCCATCGACGGGCTGACTCGCGCGTTGTCGAATGAGTTGGCGCCACAGGGTATTCGGGTCAACGGAATCAAACCGGGCGTGGTCGACACCGAGGGCGTGCAGGCCGGCGGCTTTCTCACCAGCGGATTCGGCGACGCGCTCATCGCCGAGACGCCGCTGGGCCGCCTCGGTCGTTCCGAGGATGTCGCCCCGGCTGCGGTGTATCTGGCATCCGATGAGAGCGCTTGGATGACAGGAGAGTTCATCATCATGTCCGGCGGACAACGATGA
- a CDS encoding nuclear transport factor 2 family protein, with the protein MTENAAEETTAGAVVRNYFDVFFSHDINKTLDCLTEDVVWHVQGAPDVPTIGTRHGRDEVREWLELFPNHFHPVSFDITRMFEADDQVVVIGRFTHRILDTGKEFDSDFATICTVRDGKLAAYNFLEDSYGLWAAFQPQSAGG; encoded by the coding sequence ATGACCGAGAACGCAGCTGAGGAGACGACGGCCGGTGCCGTCGTCCGGAATTACTTCGACGTGTTCTTCAGCCACGACATCAACAAGACGTTGGACTGCCTCACCGAGGACGTGGTCTGGCACGTCCAGGGTGCGCCGGATGTCCCCACCATCGGTACCCGGCACGGTCGAGACGAGGTGAGGGAATGGCTAGAGCTGTTCCCCAATCACTTTCACCCCGTCAGCTTCGACATCACCCGGATGTTCGAGGCTGATGACCAGGTGGTGGTGATCGGTCGGTTCACCCACCGCATCCTCGACACCGGCAAGGAGTTCGACAGCGACTTCGCCACCATCTGCACCGTCCGCGACGGCAAGCTCGCCGCATACAACTTCCTCGAGGACTCCTACGGGCTGTGGGCGGCCTTCCAGCCCCAGAGCGCCGGCGGCTGA